The proteins below come from a single Streptomyces sp. B3I8 genomic window:
- a CDS encoding TM2 domain-containing protein — MTQPPNQPPQPPNQPPGYGYPNSGDQNPYGAAPGAGPYQQPQYGYPQAGGYQQAGGYQQAGGYPPGGAVPPPGSYVGDPNAPYGYDPYGRPYSDKSKIVAGVLSIFLGYLGIGRFYLGHVGLGIAQLLTCGGLGIWSLIDGIVLLTSNNTTDSNGRILRG; from the coding sequence ATGACCCAGCCGCCCAACCAGCCGCCGCAGCCCCCGAATCAGCCGCCGGGCTACGGATACCCGAACTCGGGCGATCAGAACCCCTACGGGGCCGCGCCGGGCGCGGGTCCCTACCAGCAGCCGCAGTACGGCTACCCGCAGGCGGGCGGTTACCAGCAGGCCGGCGGTTACCAGCAGGCCGGCGGTTACCCGCCGGGCGGCGCGGTGCCGCCGCCCGGCTCGTACGTCGGCGACCCGAACGCCCCCTACGGATACGACCCCTACGGGCGGCCGTACTCCGACAAGTCGAAGATCGTCGCGGGGGTCCTCAGCATCTTCCTCGGTTACCTCGGCATCGGCCGGTTCTACCTCGGGCACGTGGGCCTGGGCATCGCCCAGCTGCTCACCTGCGGCGGTCTGGGTATCTGGTCGCTGATCGACGGAATCGTGCTGCTGACCAGCAACAACACCACGGACTCCAATGGGCGGATCCTGCGTGGCTGA
- a CDS encoding TetR family transcriptional regulator: MPAKNDPPVTKSEQTRALILETAMRLFQERGYDKTTMRAIAQEAGVSVGNAYYYFAGKEHLIQGFYDRIAAEHRAAVRDVLARETDLHARFAGVLRAWLDVAAPYHEFAVQFFKNAADPDSPLSPFSAESEPARTEVLALHREVLAGSRTKVPADLKDVLPDLMWLAQMGLVLYWIFDRTEGRERSYRLADRGARLTARGVVLSRFRVLRPLVHEVHELFTDFLPGMTKALPDPAAKGRRGPARTARSGDRGPEEEGQELRGLRDLRDRP, from the coding sequence GTGCCTGCGAAGAACGACCCTCCGGTGACCAAGAGCGAGCAGACCCGTGCCCTGATCCTGGAGACCGCGATGCGGCTCTTCCAGGAGCGGGGGTACGACAAGACCACCATGCGGGCCATCGCCCAGGAGGCGGGGGTCTCCGTCGGGAACGCGTACTACTACTTCGCGGGCAAGGAACACCTGATCCAGGGCTTCTACGACCGGATCGCCGCCGAGCACCGGGCGGCGGTCCGGGACGTCCTGGCCCGGGAGACGGACCTGCACGCCCGGTTCGCCGGAGTGCTCCGGGCCTGGCTGGACGTGGCGGCGCCGTACCACGAGTTCGCGGTGCAGTTCTTCAAGAACGCGGCCGACCCGGACAGCCCGCTCAGCCCCTTCTCCGCCGAGTCCGAACCCGCCCGCACGGAGGTGCTCGCCCTGCACCGCGAGGTGCTGGCCGGCTCCCGCACCAAGGTGCCCGCGGACCTCAAGGACGTGCTTCCGGATCTGATGTGGCTGGCCCAGATGGGCCTGGTGCTGTACTGGATCTTCGACCGCACCGAGGGCCGTGAGCGCAGCTACCGGCTCGCCGACCGCGGCGCCCGGCTCACCGCGCGCGGCGTTGTCCTGTCCCGCTTCCGGGTACTGCGGCCCCTCGTCCACGAAGTGCACGAGCTGTTCACGGACTTCCTGCCGGGGATGACCAAGGCATTGCCGGACCCCGCCGCCAAGGGGCGACGGGGTCCGGCACGCACGGCTCGCTCGGGGGACCGGGGCCCGGAGGAGGAGGGCCAGGAGCTCCGCGGCCTCCGTGACCTCCGCGACCGGCCCTAA
- a CDS encoding TM2 domain-containing protein — translation MTVPTPDAPYGFDPQGRPYSDKSKIVAGILQLFLGTLGIGRFYVGSVGVGIAQLLTCGGLGFWALIDGIIFLTSNDRTDSQGRVLRG, via the coding sequence ATGACCGTCCCCACCCCTGACGCCCCCTACGGCTTCGACCCGCAGGGCCGTCCCTACTCCGACAAGTCCAAGATCGTTGCGGGCATCCTCCAGCTCTTCCTGGGCACGCTCGGTATCGGACGCTTCTACGTCGGTTCCGTGGGCGTCGGCATCGCCCAGCTCCTCACCTGCGGCGGCCTGGGCTTCTGGGCCCTGATCGACGGCATCATCTTCCTCACGAGCAACGACCGCACGGACAGCCAGGGCCGCGTCCTGCGCGGCTGA
- a CDS encoding VOC family protein codes for MSDDESYELLGFDNVLLSVGDLDEAVAFYEAAGFPLRFRLDEAGIALLGVGGETPGLLLRHEEGLGHRPPPWAAPRVWLEVRDARVTARTLAAAAVRPLDEPFAGATGWTVEVADPWGNVLGFTDYGKRPELGRVAGRHGAGAR; via the coding sequence ATGTCAGACGACGAGTCGTACGAGCTGCTCGGCTTCGACAATGTGCTGCTGTCCGTCGGCGACCTGGACGAGGCCGTGGCCTTCTACGAGGCGGCCGGCTTCCCGCTGCGGTTCCGGCTCGACGAGGCCGGGATCGCCCTGCTGGGCGTGGGCGGCGAGACCCCCGGCCTGCTGCTGCGGCACGAGGAGGGCCTCGGCCACCGGCCGCCGCCGTGGGCCGCGCCCCGCGTGTGGCTGGAGGTGCGCGACGCGCGCGTGACGGCGCGCACGCTGGCGGCCGCCGCAGTGCGCCCGCTGGACGAGCCGTTCGCCGGCGCCACGGGGTGGACCGTCGAGGTCGCCGACCCCTGGGGCAACGTCCTGGGCTTCACCGACTACGGCAAGCGGCCCGAACTGGGGCGTGTGGCGGGGCGGCACGGGGCGGGCGCGCGCTGA
- a CDS encoding response regulator transcription factor produces MLLVEDEESIADVLAIALRYHRFQVMRAGTVREALALTERVRPDAALLDVMLPDGDGRALGKELRSRLPGLAVVFVTARDAPAEIVGALGFGDDYITKPFHIDEVVARVTAVLRRTRSADVLPHPPPLRYGDLELDETTYSAHRAGRTVELTPTEYALLRFLVRNGGRIVTKEQLLRHVWDYEHTPAESTVVETYISYLRRKLAPLGPPLITTRRGVGYGLA; encoded by the coding sequence GTGCTCCTCGTGGAGGACGAGGAGTCGATCGCCGACGTCCTCGCGATCGCCCTGCGCTACCACCGCTTCCAGGTGATGAGGGCGGGCACGGTCCGCGAGGCCCTCGCGCTCACCGAGCGGGTACGGCCCGACGCGGCGCTGCTCGACGTGATGCTCCCGGACGGCGACGGCCGCGCGCTCGGCAAGGAACTGCGCAGCCGGCTGCCCGGCCTCGCGGTGGTGTTCGTCACCGCGCGGGACGCGCCCGCCGAGATCGTGGGCGCGCTCGGCTTCGGCGACGACTACATCACCAAGCCGTTCCACATCGACGAGGTCGTCGCCCGGGTCACGGCGGTACTGCGCCGCACCCGGTCCGCCGACGTCCTCCCCCATCCCCCGCCGCTGCGCTACGGCGACCTGGAGCTGGACGAGACGACGTACAGCGCGCACCGCGCGGGCCGCACGGTCGAACTCACGCCCACCGAGTACGCGCTGCTGCGCTTCCTGGTGCGCAACGGCGGGCGCATCGTGACCAAGGAGCAACTGCTGCGCCATGTCTGGGACTACGAGCACACGCCGGCGGAGTCGACGGTGGTGGAGACGTACATCAGCTATCTGCGCCGCAAACTGGCTCCGCTGGGCCCGCCGCTGATCACCACGCGGCGCGGCGTCGGATACGGGCTGGCATGA
- a CDS encoding DUF664 domain-containing protein — protein sequence MTEHLGYAERHWFQEVATGSAEPRNWPDDHAPLTTPRPPEVVFAFYREQCRRSDAVLSATPLSAPPVGRHPGPDGDDVTDLRWIVLHMIEETARRAGHLDLARELLDGRTGLGPRERSRGRARSGRAVPAGCGQWPPV from the coding sequence CTGACGGAGCACCTGGGGTACGCGGAGCGGCACTGGTTCCAGGAGGTCGCCACCGGGTCGGCCGAGCCGCGCAACTGGCCCGACGACCACGCGCCGCTGACGACGCCCCGACCGCCGGAGGTGGTGTTCGCCTTCTACCGCGAACAGTGCCGGCGCTCCGACGCCGTCCTGTCCGCCACGCCGCTGTCGGCCCCACCGGTGGGCCGCCACCCCGGCCCCGACGGCGACGACGTCACCGACCTGCGCTGGATCGTCCTCCACATGATCGAGGAAACCGCCCGCCGTGCCGGCCACCTGGACCTCGCCCGCGAACTGCTCGACGGACGCACGGGGCTGGGGCCGCGTGAGCGGAGCCGCGGGAGGGCGAGGTCGGGGCGAGCGGTTCCCGCCGGCTGCGGTCAGTGGCCACCTGTGTAG
- a CDS encoding cell wall metabolism sensor histidine kinase WalK, producing the protein MRRPRRPRALSPSAPRASVRWRGTHSIHSLRTQLTLANVALLAIGVITATAVSLVGTGHYLLGQIDAHLLRSRDSLDESHLTLHQLDNLGATAVVREGLLPQLGGSATPDDMFAVVDGHGTVLKVAELRPTRAQRALGAAVGDPTSFATAVEPQGLTVNGASYRATASRLDDGTYVLFASSTDALDNGIHKALKLDLTVGGLLLALLFCLTMVNVRRRMRPLEDMVETSSAIAEGDLTRRVPSRRKASLEVEQLRLALNSMLHQVESAYRTRERSAAQLRRFVADASHELRTPLSAIRGYLQLYDRGMLTDPDDRKRAWERMNGEVDRMGRLVDELLTLARLDQRPELRLRNVDVSRLVRDAAEDLRAQQPDRPVTVSASGALLVRADESGLRQVLGNLVANVRTHTPADVPVCLTARRSDGTVRLTVSDEGPGLPEEDAARMFDRFFRTGSTAGSGLGLAIVQGVVEAHHGDVTATTSPGDGLTVTVVLPAGVKGE; encoded by the coding sequence ATGAGGCGTCCCCGACGCCCGCGCGCGCTCTCCCCGTCCGCACCGCGCGCCTCGGTCCGGTGGCGCGGCACGCACTCCATACACTCCCTGCGCACCCAGCTCACCCTGGCGAACGTGGCGCTGCTGGCGATCGGCGTCATCACGGCGACGGCGGTCAGCCTGGTGGGCACGGGGCACTACCTCCTCGGCCAGATCGACGCGCACCTGCTCCGCAGCCGCGACTCGCTGGACGAGTCCCACCTGACGCTGCACCAGCTCGACAACCTGGGCGCCACAGCCGTTGTACGGGAAGGGCTGCTGCCGCAGCTCGGCGGATCGGCGACGCCGGACGACATGTTCGCCGTGGTCGACGGGCACGGCACCGTGCTGAAGGTGGCCGAGCTGCGGCCGACCAGGGCGCAGCGGGCGCTCGGCGCGGCGGTCGGGGACCCCACGTCGTTCGCCACGGCCGTCGAGCCCCAGGGCCTGACCGTGAACGGCGCCTCCTACCGGGCGACCGCGAGCCGGCTGGACGACGGCACGTACGTACTGTTCGCCAGCTCGACGGACGCGCTGGACAACGGCATCCACAAGGCGCTGAAACTCGATCTGACCGTCGGGGGGCTGCTGCTGGCGCTGCTGTTCTGCCTCACCATGGTCAATGTGCGGCGGCGGATGCGGCCCCTTGAGGACATGGTGGAGACGTCGTCGGCGATCGCCGAGGGAGACCTCACCCGGCGGGTGCCCTCGCGGCGGAAGGCCAGCCTGGAGGTGGAGCAACTGCGCCTCGCGCTCAACTCGATGCTGCACCAGGTCGAGTCGGCGTACCGCACGCGCGAGCGCAGCGCGGCCCAGCTCCGCCGGTTCGTCGCCGACGCCTCGCACGAGCTGCGCACCCCGCTGTCCGCGATCCGCGGCTATCTGCAGCTCTACGACCGGGGCATGCTGACCGATCCGGACGACCGCAAGCGGGCCTGGGAGCGGATGAACGGCGAGGTGGACCGGATGGGCCGGCTGGTCGACGAGCTGCTGACCCTGGCCCGCCTGGACCAGCGCCCGGAGCTGCGGCTGCGCAACGTGGACGTGAGCCGGCTGGTGCGCGACGCGGCGGAGGACCTGCGCGCGCAGCAGCCCGACCGCCCGGTGACGGTGTCGGCGTCCGGTGCGCTGCTGGTCCGCGCCGACGAGTCCGGCCTGCGCCAGGTCCTCGGCAACCTGGTGGCCAACGTCCGCACCCACACCCCGGCCGACGTCCCCGTGTGTCTCACCGCGCGGCGGTCCGACGGCACGGTCCGTCTGACCGTCAGCGACGAGGGCCCGGGCCTGCCGGAGGAGGACGCCGCCCGCATGTTCGACCGCTTCTTCCGCACCGGCTCCACCGCGGGCAGCGGCCTGGGCCTGGCCATAGTGCAGGGCGTCGTCGAGGCCCACCACGGTGACGTCACCGCCACGACGTCCCCGGGCGACGGCCTGACGGTGACGGTGGTGCTGCCGGCGGGGGTGAAGGGGGAGTGA
- a CDS encoding thiol-disulfide oxidoreductase DCC family protein: MRTPDAAAAPAHAAQRAPHPARPPWPPVRRLTVLYDDRCSLCLFVSGWLARQRKLVPLDFVPAGSAEARRRLPELDHGATAEEITVVGDGGQVYRGAAAWIVCLWALRGHRRLAHRLSTPAGLRTARGAVLAAAKWREGYRTRGPAGRPHPWGGTVYVRRDGWVYDPRAGWTYRGPAGPRPTAPRPAAAHPTTPHPTAARPDGTPTTG, translated from the coding sequence ATGCGCACGCCGGACGCGGCGGCCGCCCCGGCCCACGCCGCCCAGCGGGCCCCGCACCCCGCGCGGCCCCCGTGGCCCCCGGTCCGCCGGCTCACCGTGCTCTACGACGACCGGTGCTCCCTGTGCCTCTTCGTCAGCGGCTGGCTGGCCCGGCAGCGGAAACTCGTCCCGCTGGACTTCGTCCCGGCCGGCTCCGCCGAGGCCCGGCGGCGGCTGCCGGAGCTCGACCACGGGGCGACCGCGGAGGAGATCACGGTCGTCGGCGACGGCGGGCAGGTCTACCGCGGCGCCGCCGCCTGGATCGTCTGCCTGTGGGCGCTGCGCGGACACCGCCGGCTCGCCCACCGGCTGTCTACCCCGGCGGGTCTGCGCACGGCCCGGGGCGCGGTGCTCGCCGCCGCGAAGTGGCGGGAGGGCTACCGGACCCGCGGGCCCGCCGGCCGGCCCCACCCCTGGGGCGGCACCGTCTACGTGCGCCGGGACGGCTGGGTCTACGACCCCCGCGCCGGCTGGACCTACCGCGGTCCCGCCGGACCCCGCCCCACCGCTCCCCGTCCCGCCGCCGCTCACCCCACCACGCCCCACCCGACCGCCGCCCGTCCCGACGGCACTCCTACGACTGGCTAG
- a CDS encoding DUF2752 domain-containing protein yields the protein MPPALRRPEAAPLAVCAAGPAGAGYLYVTDPHEPGHVLPGCPFRFVTGLLCPACGGTRMVYDLMHGRFEQAWLDNRMLLLAAPFALALLARWGLEGLRGRRWRPRLRPRTQVLILLLAVAWTVARNVR from the coding sequence CTGCCCCCCGCGCTGCGCCGCCCCGAGGCGGCGCCGCTCGCGGTCTGCGCCGCAGGGCCGGCGGGCGCCGGCTACCTCTACGTGACGGACCCGCACGAGCCGGGGCACGTGCTGCCGGGCTGCCCCTTCCGGTTCGTCACCGGACTGCTCTGCCCCGCCTGCGGCGGCACCCGCATGGTGTACGACCTGATGCACGGTCGGTTCGAGCAGGCCTGGCTGGACAACAGGATGCTGCTGCTCGCCGCACCGTTCGCCCTCGCGCTGCTCGCCCGATGGGGGCTGGAGGGGCTGCGGGGCAGGCGCTGGCGCCCCCGACTGCGGCCGCGCACGCAGGTGTTGATCCTGCTCCTGGCGGTGGCCTGGACCGTGGCTCGCAACGTCCGCTGA
- a CDS encoding MMPL family transporter encodes MARWCYRHRLLVVLLWLAALIGVGAAATSAGTNYANQFSLPDTDSKRAYDLLEKAFPQTSGDTDTVVWKVDDGKVTDTAVRTRIEPALKKIAGMDGVGEVVGPYGGKRGAAQISEDGRIAYAQVTFTKQADALPKELVQDVVDTAQGAEQQGLQVELGGQAIQRVEEPPTGLAEIVGLGAAAVILFLAFGSLLAMLLPLCVAVFGVGIGDFGIQLLSHGTNIPDLAPLLASLIGLGVGIDYALFIVTRHRRGILRGLDPEAAAMTALNTSGRAVLFAGGTVCIALAGMLVTNLRFLDGVVIGTTLTVVLSVLAAVTLLPALLGLFGTRVLSRRQRRKLAADGPETTPERTTGLAARWSAQVQKRPRRTAALAVVVMAVLAVPVLSLRLGTVDQGNDDTTTTTRQAYDMLAEGFGPGFNGPLQVVVDGGDSAALVKGIESTDGVARAAALPPAHGVSLIQVVPTTSPQSKETSQLIDRLRDDVIPEAGVTAHVGGVTAVSKDFATVTGDRLPLFVGTIIALGFLLLLLAFRSLVVPLTAAVMNLVAAAASFGVLVAIFQWGWGLDLLGLGKEGPINAFLPVIMLSLLFGLSMDYQVFLVSRMHEEWVHTRDNARAVRVGLAETSRVINSAALIMVAVFVAFVLSGNSGAAMAGVGLAAAVALDAFILRTALVPAAMHLLGRSNWWLPAWLDKRLPHLAVEPAEDAEPPAPAAAQADGTAGAWGADGAGSSAGTGRSAVHGFVRDADGRPVEHASVTLLSKGGGRRLDGVTSLADGSYIVAAPAPGTYLLTVTATLYGARAQRVEVGDAPLVYDVELRPGEVDVIG; translated from the coding sequence TTGGCGCGCTGGTGCTATCGGCACCGGCTGCTGGTGGTGCTGCTGTGGCTGGCGGCACTCATAGGGGTGGGGGCGGCGGCCACTTCCGCCGGGACGAACTACGCGAACCAGTTCTCGCTGCCGGACACCGACTCCAAGCGGGCGTACGACCTGCTGGAGAAGGCCTTCCCGCAGACCTCGGGGGACACCGACACGGTGGTGTGGAAGGTCGACGACGGCAAGGTCACCGACACCGCCGTACGGACCCGGATCGAGCCGGCCCTGAAGAAGATCGCCGGCATGGACGGCGTCGGCGAGGTCGTCGGCCCGTACGGCGGCAAGCGGGGTGCCGCGCAGATCAGCGAGGACGGGCGGATCGCCTACGCCCAGGTCACCTTCACCAAGCAGGCCGACGCCCTGCCCAAGGAACTGGTGCAGGACGTCGTCGACACCGCCCAGGGCGCCGAACAGCAGGGCTTGCAGGTGGAGTTGGGCGGCCAGGCCATCCAGCGCGTGGAGGAGCCGCCGACCGGGCTCGCGGAGATCGTCGGCCTCGGGGCCGCCGCCGTCATCCTCTTCCTCGCCTTCGGCTCGCTGCTCGCGATGCTGCTGCCGCTGTGCGTGGCCGTCTTCGGCGTCGGCATCGGCGACTTCGGCATCCAGCTGCTCAGCCACGGCACCAACATCCCCGACCTCGCGCCGCTGCTGGCCTCACTGATCGGCCTCGGCGTCGGCATCGACTACGCGCTGTTCATCGTCACCCGGCACCGGCGCGGCATCCTGCGCGGACTCGACCCGGAGGCCGCCGCGATGACGGCGCTCAACACCTCCGGCCGCGCGGTCCTCTTCGCGGGCGGCACGGTGTGCATCGCGCTCGCCGGCATGCTCGTGACCAACCTGCGGTTCCTGGACGGTGTCGTCATCGGCACCACCCTCACCGTCGTGCTGAGCGTCCTGGCCGCCGTCACGCTGCTCCCGGCGCTGCTGGGCCTGTTCGGCACCCGGGTGCTCAGCCGCCGGCAGCGGCGCAAGCTCGCCGCCGACGGGCCCGAGACCACGCCGGAGCGGACGACCGGACTCGCCGCCCGCTGGTCGGCACAGGTGCAGAAGCGCCCGCGGCGCACCGCCGCGCTCGCCGTCGTCGTCATGGCGGTCCTCGCGGTGCCGGTGCTGTCGCTGCGCCTCGGCACGGTCGACCAGGGCAACGACGACACCACGACGACCACCCGCCAGGCCTACGACATGCTCGCCGAAGGCTTCGGCCCCGGCTTCAACGGACCCCTGCAGGTGGTGGTGGACGGCGGCGACAGCGCCGCGCTCGTCAAGGGAATCGAGTCCACCGACGGCGTGGCCCGGGCCGCCGCGCTGCCGCCCGCGCACGGGGTGAGCCTCATCCAGGTGGTGCCGACCACGTCACCGCAGTCGAAGGAGACGTCCCAGCTCATCGACCGGCTGCGCGACGACGTCATCCCCGAGGCCGGGGTCACGGCCCACGTCGGCGGGGTCACCGCGGTCTCCAAGGACTTCGCCACCGTCACCGGCGACCGGCTGCCGCTGTTCGTCGGCACCATCATCGCCCTGGGCTTCCTGCTGCTCCTGCTGGCCTTCCGCTCGCTCGTCGTACCGCTGACGGCCGCGGTGATGAACCTGGTCGCCGCCGCCGCGTCCTTCGGCGTACTGGTCGCGATCTTCCAGTGGGGCTGGGGGCTGGACCTGCTCGGCCTGGGCAAGGAGGGGCCGATCAACGCCTTCCTGCCGGTGATCATGCTGTCGCTGCTCTTCGGACTCTCCATGGACTACCAGGTGTTCCTGGTCAGCCGGATGCACGAGGAGTGGGTGCACACCCGCGACAACGCCCGCGCGGTCCGGGTCGGCCTCGCCGAGACCAGCCGGGTCATCAACAGCGCCGCCCTGATCATGGTCGCCGTCTTCGTCGCCTTCGTGCTCAGCGGCAACTCGGGCGCGGCGATGGCGGGCGTCGGACTGGCGGCGGCGGTCGCGCTCGACGCGTTCATCCTGCGGACGGCACTGGTGCCGGCGGCGATGCACCTGCTGGGCCGCTCCAACTGGTGGCTCCCGGCCTGGCTCGACAAGCGGCTGCCGCACCTGGCGGTGGAACCGGCGGAGGACGCGGAGCCGCCGGCCCCGGCGGCCGCGCAGGCGGACGGTACGGCCGGCGCGTGGGGCGCGGACGGTGCGGGGAGCTCGGCCGGTACGGGGCGCTCGGCGGTGCACGGCTTCGTGCGGGACGCGGACGGCCGACCCGTCGAACACGCCTCGGTCACGCTGCTGTCCAAGGGCGGCGGACGCCGGCTGGACGGCGTGACCTCCCTGGCCGACGGCTCGTACATCGTGGCCGCGCCCGCCCCGGGCACCTATCTGCTGACGGTCACGGCGACGCTGTACGGCGCGCGGGCGCAGCGCGTGGAGGTGGGCGACGCGCCCCTGGTCTACGACGTCGAACTGCGGCCGGGCGAGGTGGACGTGATCGGTTAG